Proteins encoded within one genomic window of Cucumis sativus cultivar 9930 chromosome 3, Cucumber_9930_V3, whole genome shotgun sequence:
- the LOC101203824 gene encoding phosphatidylcholine transfer protein isoform X2 produces the protein MEAISDTDLKSLLDNLDGRINENEKWERVVEKSNDYLSYSAKCCKPKDGPLKYSSVTIFENCCPKLLRDFYMDNDYRKQWDSTVLMHEQLQMDGTSGIEVGRTLKKFPLLTPREYILSWRLWEGKDETFYCFTKECEHPSAPQQKKYVRVTFFRSGWRIRRVSGRNACEITMLHQEDAGLNVEMAKLVFAKGIWSFVCKMDKALRKYSLINNYPSSSLVSAVTLIKKVPDGFEDMDGIISEENMVETESCGQVSSEERKLSRASKKLLTNGLLLIGGVICLSRGHSSLGAKVVMAYILTKLSKRVDAPQGQMASVEQ, from the exons ATGGAGGCTATTTCAGATACGGATTTGAAGTCTTTATTGGACAATTTGGATGGAAGGATAAATGAGAATGAGAAATGGGAACGTGTTGtagaaaaaagtaatgatTATCTTTCATATAGTGCTAAATGCTGCAAGCCTAAG GATGGTCCTTTGAAATACTCGAGTGtgacaatatttgaaaattgctGTCCAAAATTGTTGAGAGACTTCTACATGGACAATGACTATAGAAAACAGTGGGACAGTACTGTGCTTATGCATGAGCAGCTACAAATGGATGGGACTAGTGGAATTGAAGTCGGCCGcaccttaaaaaaatttccattaTTGACGCCGAGGGAGTATATACTATCATGGAGATTATGGGAAGGGAAAGATGAAACCTTTTACTGTTTTACCAAG GAGTGTGAACATCCTTCAGCACCACAACAGAAGAAGTATGTGCGAGTGACATTTTTCAGATCTGGTTGGCGAATCAGGAGAG TATCCGGCAGAAATGCATGTGAGATCACTATGTTGCACCAAGAAGATGCTGGTTTGAATGTGGAGATGGCAAAACTTGTGTTTGCAAAGGGCATATGGAGCTTTGTCTGTAAAATGGATAAAGCATTACGCAAATACTCTCTAATCAACAACTATCCATCAAGTTCACTTGTCTCTGCAGTAACTCTGATTAAGAAG GTGCCAGATGGATTTGAGGATATGGATGGCATTATCTCTGAAGAAAACATGGTAGAAACTGAGTCTTGTGGACAAGTTTCTtcagaagaaagaaagctcTCGAGGGCATCAAAAAAACTGCTAACCAATGGTTTGCTTCTAATTGGTGGTGTGATCTGCCTGTCGAGGGGTCACTCTAGTCTTGGTGCCAAAGTTGTCATGGCATATATTCTTACAAAGCTAAGCAAACGCGTTGATGCACCACAAGGTCAAATGGCAAGTGTAGAGCAGTGA